A single Stutzerimonas stutzeri DNA region contains:
- the ubiD gene encoding 4-hydroxy-3-polyprenylbenzoate decarboxylase: MQYRDLRDFISGLEQRGELKRVSTAVSPVLEMTEICDRTLRKQGPALLFENPTGFDMPVLGNLFGTPKRVALGMGADEVSELREIGKLLAFLKEPEPPKGLKDAWSKLPIYRKVISMAPKVLKDAPCQEVIVEGEGVDLSRLPIQTCWPGDAGPLITWGLTVTRGPNKERQNLGIYRQQVIGRNKVIMRWLSHRGGALDFREWCEKYPDRPYPVAVALGADPATILGAVTPVPDSLSEYAFAGLLRGSRTELIKCRGSDLQVPAGAEIVLEGYIQPGEMADEGPYGDHTGYYNEVDRFPVFTVERITRRHDAIYHSTYTGRPPDEPAILGVALNEVFVPILQKQFPEITDFYLPPEGCSYRMAVVTMKKQYPGHAKRVMLGVWSFLRQFMYTKFVIVTDDDIDARDWNDVIWAITTRMDPKRDTVLIENTPIDYLDFASPVSGLGSKMGLDATHKWPGETSREWGRAIVQDEAVKRRVDELWSELGID, encoded by the coding sequence ATGCAGTATCGCGACTTACGCGACTTTATCAGTGGCCTGGAACAGCGCGGTGAGCTCAAGCGCGTTTCGACCGCTGTATCCCCTGTTCTGGAAATGACCGAAATCTGTGATCGGACCCTGCGCAAGCAGGGGCCAGCGCTGCTCTTCGAGAACCCGACCGGCTTTGACATGCCCGTGCTTGGCAATCTGTTCGGCACGCCCAAGCGGGTTGCGCTGGGAATGGGCGCTGACGAAGTGTCGGAGCTGCGGGAAATCGGCAAGCTGCTGGCGTTCCTGAAGGAGCCGGAGCCGCCGAAGGGACTCAAGGACGCCTGGAGCAAGCTGCCGATCTACAGGAAGGTCATCAGCATGGCGCCGAAAGTGCTCAAGGATGCGCCCTGCCAGGAGGTCATCGTCGAAGGCGAGGGCGTCGACCTGTCCAGGCTGCCCATACAAACCTGCTGGCCGGGCGACGCGGGGCCTTTGATCACCTGGGGCCTGACCGTCACCAGGGGGCCGAACAAGGAACGCCAGAACCTCGGCATCTACCGACAGCAGGTCATCGGCCGCAACAAGGTGATCATGCGCTGGCTCAGCCATCGTGGGGGCGCGCTGGACTTTCGCGAATGGTGCGAGAAATACCCTGACCGGCCTTACCCCGTCGCGGTGGCGCTTGGCGCCGATCCTGCGACCATTCTCGGGGCCGTGACGCCGGTTCCGGATTCGTTGTCCGAATATGCCTTCGCCGGTCTGCTGCGCGGTAGCCGCACCGAGCTGATCAAGTGCCGGGGTAGCGATCTGCAAGTGCCGGCAGGCGCCGAAATCGTTCTCGAAGGCTACATTCAACCTGGCGAAATGGCCGATGAAGGTCCATACGGCGACCACACCGGTTACTACAACGAAGTCGACCGATTCCCGGTCTTTACCGTCGAACGTATCACCAGGCGACACGACGCGATCTATCACAGCACCTACACCGGGCGTCCGCCGGACGAGCCAGCGATTCTCGGCGTGGCGCTCAATGAGGTCTTCGTGCCGATCCTGCAAAAACAGTTTCCGGAGATCACCGACTTCTACCTGCCACCCGAAGGTTGCTCGTACCGCATGGCGGTGGTCACCATGAAGAAACAGTACCCCGGCCACGCCAAACGGGTCATGTTGGGGGTCTGGAGCTTCCTGCGCCAGTTCATGTACACCAAGTTCGTGATCGTCACCGATGACGACATCGACGCGCGTGACTGGAACGATGTCATCTGGGCGATCACCACCCGCATGGACCCCAAGCGCGATACCGTACTGATCGAGAACACGCCTATCGACTACCTCGACTTCGCCTCTCCGGTTTCCGGGCTGGGTAGCAAGATGGGGCTCGATGCCACGCACAAGTGGCCCGGCGAAACCAGTCGTGAATGGGGGCGGGCCATCGTTCAGGACGAGGCGGTCAAGCGCCGTGTCGACGAACTCTGGTCGGAGCTGGGCATCGACTGA
- a CDS encoding primosomal protein N', whose amino-acid sequence MSQPILRLALPSPLRRLFDYLPPVGIPYAALQPGMRLRVPFGRREIVGILVETASHSEVPAAKLKPALELLDTHAPLPPPLFKLCLWTAQYYQHSLGDTLSWALPVLLRQGEPAEARQERFWHAAKGARPEDPRLARAPRQREALKTIAQHPHGVAHALLTQLQLSKDSLDQLLQKGLLRVETRRSHQTQRHQGSWLLQPELPLNQEQRAAFEAIRAGLDGFQTFLLAGVTGSGKTEVYLQLIHHVLEAGKQALVLIPEINLGPQTLARFEKRFNARIALLHSNVNDRERLDAWLAARDGEADIVIGTRSALFTPMKNPGLIILDEEHDASYKQQEGLRYHARDLAVVRARQENLPILLGSATPSLESLHNAHIGRYALLKLTQRAGGAQAPRFLRLDVKSRPLDSGISGPLQQAMAQTLAAGQQVLVFLNRRGFAPSLLCHDCGWLSQCPRCDARMTLHQRHNELRCHHCGHAERPPRSCPECNKLDLRPVGAGTERAEERLGILFPDYPVLRIDRDSTSRKGSMEQLLATINRGEPCLLVGTQMLAKGHHFPRVTLVAILDADGGLFSADFRASERMAQLIVQVAGRAGRAEEPGKVIIQTHLADHPLLVQLTEQGYFAFADQALSERRAAGLPPFSHLALLRAEAAKPGQAEDFLDQACSQAEFLMSELGLSGVELLGPVPAPMERRAGRFRAQLLLQANARAPLHKLMSAWLPQIEALPGSRTVRWSLDVDPIDLF is encoded by the coding sequence GTGTCCCAACCCATACTTCGCCTCGCCCTGCCTTCACCGCTGCGCAGACTCTTCGATTACCTGCCGCCGGTCGGCATTCCCTACGCGGCGTTGCAGCCCGGTATGCGCCTGCGGGTTCCATTCGGTCGGCGTGAAATCGTCGGAATCCTGGTGGAGACCGCCAGCCACAGCGAGGTGCCCGCCGCCAAGCTCAAGCCGGCCCTGGAGTTGTTGGATACGCACGCCCCGCTACCGCCGCCCTTGTTCAAGCTGTGCCTGTGGACCGCCCAGTATTACCAGCACAGCCTCGGCGACACGCTCAGTTGGGCGTTGCCGGTCCTGTTGCGCCAGGGCGAGCCCGCCGAGGCCAGGCAGGAGCGCTTCTGGCATGCAGCCAAAGGCGCACGACCGGAAGACCCCCGGCTCGCCCGCGCACCCCGCCAGCGCGAGGCACTGAAGACCATCGCTCAGCATCCGCATGGGGTCGCGCACGCCTTGCTGACCCAGCTGCAGCTGAGCAAGGACAGCCTCGACCAGCTGCTGCAAAAAGGGCTGCTGCGCGTCGAAACCCGGCGCAGCCATCAGACTCAGCGCCACCAGGGCAGCTGGCTGCTGCAGCCGGAACTGCCATTGAATCAGGAACAGCGCGCCGCCTTCGAAGCCATTCGCGCAGGCCTGGACGGCTTCCAGACATTCCTGCTGGCCGGCGTCACCGGCAGCGGCAAGACCGAAGTCTATCTGCAGTTGATCCACCACGTACTCGAAGCCGGGAAGCAGGCGCTGGTGCTGATTCCCGAGATCAACCTCGGCCCGCAGACCCTGGCGCGCTTCGAGAAACGGTTCAACGCCCGTATCGCCCTGCTGCACTCCAACGTCAATGACCGCGAGCGCCTGGACGCCTGGCTGGCAGCCAGAGACGGCGAAGCGGACATCGTCATCGGCACCCGTTCAGCGCTTTTCACGCCGATGAAAAACCCAGGGCTGATCATTCTCGACGAGGAGCATGACGCCTCCTATAAACAGCAGGAGGGCCTGCGCTATCACGCCCGGGACTTGGCGGTCGTCAGGGCGCGCCAGGAAAACCTGCCGATTCTGTTGGGCTCGGCAACGCCATCGCTGGAAAGCCTGCACAACGCGCACATTGGGCGCTATGCGCTGCTGAAACTGACCCAGCGTGCCGGCGGAGCGCAGGCTCCGCGGTTTCTGCGCCTGGATGTGAAGAGCCGCCCGCTGGACTCGGGCATTTCCGGCCCACTGCAGCAAGCCATGGCGCAGACGCTCGCTGCCGGGCAGCAGGTGCTGGTGTTTCTGAACCGCCGCGGCTTCGCGCCTTCGCTGCTGTGCCATGATTGCGGCTGGCTCAGCCAATGTCCGCGCTGCGACGCCCGGATGACCCTCCACCAGCGCCACAACGAGCTGCGCTGCCACCACTGCGGTCATGCCGAACGCCCACCGAGAAGCTGCCCCGAATGCAACAAACTCGACCTGCGCCCCGTCGGTGCCGGGACCGAACGCGCGGAAGAGCGCCTGGGCATTCTCTTCCCGGATTACCCGGTGCTGCGCATCGACCGCGACAGCACCTCACGCAAGGGCTCGATGGAGCAACTGCTGGCCACCATCAACCGCGGCGAACCCTGCCTGCTGGTCGGCACGCAGATGCTCGCCAAGGGCCACCATTTCCCACGCGTGACGCTGGTCGCGATCCTCGATGCCGACGGCGGCCTGTTCTCCGCGGACTTTCGGGCGAGCGAGCGAATGGCGCAGTTGATCGTACAGGTGGCCGGCCGCGCAGGCCGTGCCGAGGAACCCGGCAAAGTCATCATCCAGACTCACCTGGCCGACCATCCGCTGCTGGTTCAATTGACCGAGCAAGGCTATTTCGCCTTTGCCGACCAGGCGCTGAGCGAGCGCCGCGCCGCGGGCCTGCCACCGTTCAGCCATCTAGCCCTGCTACGCGCCGAAGCGGCAAAGCCCGGCCAGGCTGAAGACTTTCTCGACCAGGCCTGCAGCCAGGCGGAGTTCCTGATGAGCGAACTCGGACTCAGCGGCGTCGAGCTGCTCGGCCCCGTGCCCGCGCCGATGGAACGCCGTGCCGGGCGCTTTCGGGCGCAGCTGCTGCTCCAGGCCAACGCCCGCGCGCCCTTGCACAAGCTGATGAGCGCATGGTTGCCGCAGATAGAAGCACTTCCGGGCAGCCGAACGGTGCGCTGGTCGCTGGATGTTGATCCGATCGACCTGTTCTGA
- a CDS encoding CDP-6-deoxy-delta-3,4-glucoseen reductase, with translation MKVTLQPSGAVLEVQPGERILDAARRLGYDCPHACRNGNCLVCAALLVNGRVRQRGETHDHGEVFTCLAEPEEDCVLLWDGVLAPGELPVRTLNCQLVSCEDVGGDVFRLLLRAPAGKTPRYHAGQYVLIEREDGEFSAFSLASAPRSGRDLELHVLAREPSATGLLDYIGRKGMVTVQMPFGDTHLAELPNGPLVLIAAGTGMAQMHSLIEHCRAEGFAHPVHLYWGVRRPEDFYRLAHWEEWQRMPNLSLHQIVSDVCGWQGRCGLLHEAVCEDFDDLKPVHVYASGSPAMIYGTLDALVEAGMDATQMRADVFAYAPRER, from the coding sequence ATGAAAGTTACGCTGCAACCCTCTGGCGCGGTGCTTGAAGTCCAGCCAGGCGAGCGGATTCTCGATGCGGCCCGGCGGCTGGGCTACGACTGCCCACACGCCTGTCGCAACGGAAACTGCCTTGTCTGCGCCGCCTTGCTGGTCAATGGTCGAGTACGCCAGCGTGGCGAAACTCATGATCATGGTGAAGTATTTACCTGCCTGGCCGAACCTGAAGAAGATTGCGTCCTGCTGTGGGACGGTGTTCTCGCGCCTGGTGAGCTTCCGGTGCGGACCCTCAATTGCCAGTTGGTCAGTTGCGAAGACGTCGGTGGCGACGTGTTTCGGCTGTTATTGCGTGCTCCGGCAGGCAAGACGCCACGCTATCACGCCGGGCAATACGTTCTGATCGAACGGGAAGATGGCGAGTTCAGCGCCTTTTCGTTGGCCTCGGCCCCCAGGAGCGGGCGAGACCTAGAGCTGCATGTGCTGGCGCGGGAGCCGTCGGCGACCGGGTTGCTGGATTACATCGGCCGCAAGGGCATGGTCACGGTGCAGATGCCGTTCGGCGACACGCATCTGGCCGAATTGCCCAATGGACCGCTGGTGCTGATCGCGGCGGGGACCGGCATGGCTCAGATGCACAGCCTGATCGAGCATTGCCGGGCGGAAGGCTTCGCTCATCCGGTGCATCTGTACTGGGGCGTGCGTCGCCCCGAGGATTTTTATCGGCTCGCGCATTGGGAAGAGTGGCAGCGCATGCCCAATCTTTCGCTCCATCAGATCGTCAGCGACGTCTGCGGTTGGCAAGGACGCTGTGGGCTGTTGCACGAAGCCGTCTGTGAGGACTTCGATGATCTCAAACCGGTTCACGTCTATGCCAGCGGGTCCCCAGCGATGATCTACGGCACGCTCGATGCGCTGGTCGAGGCGGGGATGGACGCAACGCAGATGCGCGCCGACGTATTCGCCTACGCGCCGCGGGAACGCTAG
- a CDS encoding thermonuclease family protein, translated as MRFSEHLKKASRVGAFFVFAVFSLEVQALCPTAGPLLPVRVAAVVDGDTFRLTDGRSVRLIGVNAPEVGRKGRSAEPYAEAAKRRLQALVNASGGRVGLRLGQQPNDHYGRLLAHADGAQGENLESVLLAEGLGFFVAIAPNTSLVDCHRAVELQARLANKGVWRQPPVISAEGLRRGGFALVRARVDRLDSNRGGVWLELDGSLVLQVPREAVAAFGDSLSDLPGKQVEARGWVVDRKGRVDGSRQARWLLRITHPSMLVPLP; from the coding sequence ATGAGGTTTTCCGAGCATCTGAAAAAGGCGTCCCGCGTGGGCGCCTTTTTCGTTTTCGCTGTATTCAGCCTTGAAGTACAGGCGCTTTGCCCGACTGCCGGGCCCCTGTTGCCCGTCAGGGTGGCAGCGGTCGTCGATGGCGATACCTTTCGCCTGACCGACGGGCGCAGCGTGCGGCTCATCGGCGTCAATGCCCCCGAAGTGGGCCGCAAGGGCCGCAGTGCCGAGCCCTATGCGGAGGCGGCCAAGCGTCGCCTGCAGGCACTGGTGAACGCCAGCGGCGGGCGCGTAGGACTGCGTCTCGGCCAGCAGCCGAACGATCATTACGGCCGCTTGCTTGCTCATGCCGATGGCGCACAAGGTGAAAACCTTGAGTCTGTCCTGCTGGCCGAGGGGCTGGGATTCTTTGTCGCCATCGCGCCGAACACCTCCTTGGTCGACTGCCATCGCGCGGTAGAGCTTCAGGCGCGGCTGGCCAACAAGGGGGTCTGGCGACAACCGCCGGTAATCTCGGCCGAGGGCCTGCGCCGCGGTGGCTTTGCTCTGGTCAGGGCGCGGGTCGATCGGCTGGACAGCAATCGGGGCGGCGTCTGGCTGGAGCTGGATGGCTCGCTGGTGCTTCAGGTTCCGCGTGAGGCCGTTGCGGCATTTGGCGATTCGCTGTCGGACCTGCCGGGCAAGCAGGTCGAGGCGAGAGGGTGGGTAGTCGATCGCAAGGGGCGTGTGGACGGATCGCGACAGGCTCGCTGGCTGTTGAGAATAACGCACCCCTCGATGCTTGTTCCGCTGCCTTGA
- the argS gene encoding arginine--tRNA ligase codes for MKDSIRHLIQQALTRLAAEGVLPEGLSPTIQVENSRDKTHGDFASNIAMMLAKPAGMKPRELAQKLIEALPADPGVSKVEIAGPGFLNFFQNSAALAQRLDAALADPHLCVSKASPKQRVVIDLSSPNLAKEMHVGHLRSTIIGDAVARVLEYLGDEVIRQNHVGDWGTQFGMLLAYLEENPAAAESELSDLEQFYRAAKQRFDDSAEFADRARELVVKLQAGDADCLRLWTRFNEISLSHCQKVYDRLNVKLTPDDVKGESAYNGELGDIVESLKAKGMLSESNGAQCVFLDAFSNAEGNPLPVIVQKAGGGYLYATTDLASMRYRSQQLKADRALYFVDQRQALHFQMAFEVARRAGFVHSSMQLEHMGFGTMNGADGRPFKTRDGGTVKLVDLLDEAEQRAYSLVKGKNPDLDEAELRRIARAVGIGAVKYADLSKHRTSDYSFNFEQMLSFEGNTAPYLLYAYTRVASVFRKLGTGMDGLAGEIRLEAEQEQALGAKLAQFGEVLNGVGEKGVPHLLCSYLYDLAGLFSSFYEHCPILTAESETVKQSRLRLAALTGKTLKQGLELLGLETLERM; via the coding sequence ATGAAAGACAGCATTCGCCATCTGATCCAGCAAGCCCTGACCCGCCTCGCCGCTGAAGGCGTGCTGCCCGAAGGGTTGAGTCCGACCATTCAGGTGGAGAACTCCCGCGACAAGACTCACGGTGATTTCGCCAGCAATATCGCCATGATGCTGGCCAAGCCTGCCGGGATGAAGCCCCGCGAGCTCGCACAGAAGCTCATCGAGGCGCTGCCGGCCGACCCCGGCGTCAGCAAGGTGGAAATCGCCGGACCGGGCTTTCTCAACTTTTTCCAGAACAGCGCCGCGCTGGCCCAGCGCCTCGACGCTGCGCTTGCCGACCCTCACCTGTGCGTAAGCAAGGCAAGCCCGAAGCAACGCGTCGTGATCGACCTGTCTTCGCCGAACCTGGCCAAGGAAATGCACGTCGGTCACCTGCGCTCGACCATCATCGGCGATGCCGTCGCGCGGGTGCTGGAGTATCTCGGCGATGAGGTGATCCGGCAGAACCACGTGGGCGACTGGGGCACCCAGTTCGGCATGCTGCTCGCCTATCTGGAGGAGAATCCCGCCGCTGCCGAAAGCGAGCTGTCCGACCTCGAGCAGTTCTATCGTGCGGCCAAGCAGCGCTTCGACGACTCCGCCGAGTTCGCCGATCGAGCCCGCGAACTGGTGGTGAAACTGCAAGCAGGCGATGCCGACTGCCTGCGTCTGTGGACCCGTTTCAACGAGATCTCCCTGTCACACTGCCAGAAGGTCTACGACCGCCTCAACGTCAAGTTGACGCCGGACGACGTCAAGGGCGAGAGCGCCTACAACGGCGAACTGGGTGACATCGTCGAATCGCTCAAGGCCAAGGGCATGCTGAGCGAAAGCAACGGCGCCCAGTGCGTATTTCTCGATGCGTTCAGCAATGCCGAAGGCAATCCTCTACCTGTGATCGTTCAGAAAGCCGGCGGCGGCTATCTGTATGCGACCACCGATCTGGCGTCCATGCGCTATCGCAGCCAGCAACTCAAAGCCGATCGTGCCTTGTATTTCGTCGATCAGCGTCAGGCCCTGCATTTCCAGATGGCGTTCGAGGTCGCGCGCCGCGCCGGCTTCGTGCACAGCTCGATGCAGCTCGAACACATGGGCTTCGGCACCATGAACGGCGCCGATGGTCGACCGTTCAAGACCCGCGACGGCGGCACGGTGAAGCTGGTCGACCTGCTCGACGAAGCCGAACAACGCGCCTACAGCCTGGTCAAGGGCAAGAACCCCGATCTGGACGAAGCGGAACTGCGGCGGATCGCGCGCGCCGTAGGCATTGGCGCCGTGAAATACGCGGACCTGTCCAAGCACCGCACCAGCGATTACAGCTTCAATTTCGAACAGATGCTCAGCTTCGAAGGCAACACCGCGCCCTACCTGCTTTACGCCTACACACGCGTGGCCAGCGTATTTCGCAAGCTCGGCACCGGCATGGACGGGCTCGCAGGCGAGATAAGACTCGAAGCCGAACAGGAACAAGCGCTGGGCGCCAAGCTCGCCCAATTCGGCGAAGTGCTCAACGGCGTCGGGGAAAAGGGCGTCCCGCATCTGCTGTGCAGCTATTTGTACGATCTGGCCGGCCTGTTCTCGAGCTTCTACGAGCACTGCCCGATACTCACCGCCGAAAGCGAAACCGTGAAGCAGAGCCGCCTGCGCCTGGCCGCTCTGACGGGCAAGACTCTCAAGCAGGGTCTGGAGCTGCTCGGCCTGGAAACGCTGGAGCGGATGTAA
- the rpmE gene encoding 50S ribosomal protein L31, which yields MKADIHPNYVEIEATCSCGNVIKTRSTLAKNLSIDVCSECHPFYTGKQKVLDTGGRIDRFKQRFGVFGAK from the coding sequence ATGAAAGCCGATATCCATCCTAACTACGTTGAAATCGAAGCCACTTGCAGCTGCGGCAACGTCATCAAGACCCGCTCCACGCTGGCCAAGAACCTGAGCATCGACGTTTGCTCTGAATGCCACCCGTTCTACACCGGCAAGCAGAAAGTGCTGGATACCGGCGGCCGTATCGACCGCTTCAAGCAGCGTTTCGGTGTGTTCGGCGCCAAGTAA
- the rho gene encoding transcription termination factor Rho: MNLTELKQKPITELLEMAEQMGIDNMARSRKQDVIFSLLKKHAKSGEEISGDGVLEILQDGFGFLRSADSSYLAGPDDIYVSPSQIRRFNLRTGDTIVGKIRPPKEGERYFALLKVDTINFDRPENAKNKILFENLTPLFPNERLTMEAGNGSTEDLTGRVIDLCAPIGKGQRGLIVAPPKAGKTIMLQNIASNITRNNPECHLIVLLIDERPEEVTEMQRTVRGEVVASTFDEPPTRHVQVAEMVIEKAKRLVEHKKDVVILLDSITRLARAYNTVIPSSGKVLTGGVDAHALEKPKRFFGAARNIEEGGSLTILATALVETGSKMDEVIYEEFKGTGNLELQLDRRIAEKRVFPAININRSGTRREELLTSEEELQRIWILRKLLHPMDESAAIEFLLDKLKDTKTNEEFFMSMKRK, from the coding sequence ATGAATCTGACCGAACTCAAGCAAAAGCCCATCACCGAACTGCTGGAAATGGCCGAACAGATGGGCATCGACAACATGGCCCGTTCGCGCAAGCAGGACGTGATTTTCTCCCTGCTGAAAAAGCACGCCAAAAGCGGCGAGGAAATCTCCGGTGATGGCGTTCTGGAAATCCTCCAGGATGGCTTCGGCTTTCTGCGCTCCGCGGATTCTTCGTATCTTGCCGGCCCAGACGACATTTATGTCTCGCCGAGCCAGATCCGCCGCTTCAACCTGCGCACCGGTGACACCATCGTCGGCAAGATCCGCCCGCCCAAAGAAGGCGAGCGTTACTTCGCGCTGCTCAAGGTCGATACGATCAACTTCGATCGGCCGGAAAACGCCAAGAACAAGATTCTCTTCGAGAACCTGACGCCGCTATTCCCGAACGAGCGGCTGACGATGGAGGCCGGCAACGGCTCCACCGAAGACCTGACCGGTCGTGTGATCGACCTCTGCGCGCCGATCGGCAAGGGGCAGCGTGGTCTGATCGTTGCGCCGCCGAAAGCGGGCAAGACCATCATGCTGCAGAACATCGCCAGCAATATCACCCGCAATAACCCCGAGTGCCATCTTATCGTTCTGCTGATCGACGAGCGCCCGGAAGAAGTGACCGAGATGCAGCGCACGGTGCGTGGCGAAGTAGTCGCATCCACCTTCGACGAGCCGCCGACCCGCCACGTGCAGGTTGCCGAAATGGTGATCGAAAAGGCCAAGCGCCTGGTCGAGCACAAGAAGGACGTGGTGATCCTGCTGGACTCCATCACTCGTCTGGCGCGTGCCTACAACACGGTAATCCCGAGTTCCGGCAAGGTGCTGACCGGCGGTGTCGACGCGCATGCCTTGGAGAAGCCGAAGCGCTTCTTTGGCGCGGCGCGTAACATTGAAGAGGGCGGCAGCCTCACGATTCTCGCCACCGCGCTGGTCGAAACCGGTTCGAAGATGGACGAAGTGATCTACGAAGAATTCAAGGGCACCGGCAACCTGGAGCTGCAACTGGATCGCCGCATCGCCGAGAAGCGTGTGTTCCCGGCCATCAACATCAATCGCTCGGGCACCCGCCGCGAAGAGTTGTTGACCAGTGAGGAAGAGCTGCAGCGCATCTGGATCCTGCGCAAGCTGCTGCACCCGATGGATGAGAGCGCCGCCATCGAGTTCCTGCTCGACAAGCTCAAGGACACCAAGACCAACGAAGAATTCTTCATGTCGATGAAGCGCAAGTAA
- the trxA gene encoding thioredoxin TrxA has translation MSEYINNVSDSSFEQDVLQADGPVLVDYWAEWCGPCKMIAPVLDEIAKDYEGKLKVCKLNIDENQETPPKYGVRGIPTLMLFKNGNVEATKVGALSKSQLAAFLDSNI, from the coding sequence ATGAGCGAATACATCAACAATGTCAGCGACAGCAGTTTCGAGCAGGACGTGCTCCAGGCAGACGGCCCTGTGCTGGTCGACTACTGGGCCGAGTGGTGTGGCCCTTGCAAAATGATCGCTCCGGTGCTCGATGAGATTGCCAAGGACTACGAGGGTAAGCTCAAAGTCTGCAAGCTGAACATTGACGAAAATCAGGAAACCCCGCCGAAGTATGGCGTGCGCGGCATTCCCACGCTGATGCTGTTCAAGAACGGCAATGTCGAAGCGACCAAGGTGGGTGCCCTGTCCAAGTCTCAGCTGGCTGCATTTCTCGACAGCAACATCTGA
- a CDS encoding SPOR domain-containing protein, whose product MATRKKPAPKRGASRYQAPAKKPVPGWVWLVCGLVIGGFIMFLMNLEPGGDEIKRAKDTPKPKEQPKRPAPTTGQPVKPKYDFYTLLPESEVILPPEAPKPEQAPKPVTPEEAAKIDAARAEAALNGQVPPPPPMVAKAPATQFFLQAGSFRKQPEAERVRAQIILLGQDVRVENVTVRDEDWYRVLVGPFANREQLGQAQKTLAASGYNNLLLQQRQVR is encoded by the coding sequence GTGGCCACCCGAAAAAAACCCGCACCGAAGCGTGGCGCGAGCCGCTACCAGGCGCCCGCGAAGAAGCCCGTACCCGGCTGGGTCTGGCTGGTTTGCGGGCTGGTCATCGGCGGCTTCATCATGTTCCTGATGAATCTCGAACCTGGCGGGGACGAGATCAAGCGCGCCAAGGACACCCCCAAGCCCAAGGAGCAACCGAAGCGTCCTGCACCGACAACCGGGCAACCGGTGAAACCGAAATACGACTTCTACACCCTGCTGCCTGAGTCGGAAGTGATTCTGCCGCCCGAAGCGCCGAAGCCGGAGCAGGCGCCCAAACCCGTCACGCCCGAGGAGGCCGCGAAGATCGACGCCGCGCGCGCCGAAGCGGCGCTGAACGGCCAGGTACCGCCGCCTCCACCGATGGTGGCCAAGGCGCCGGCTACACAGTTCTTCCTTCAGGCCGGCTCGTTCCGCAAGCAGCCGGAAGCGGAGAGGGTCAGGGCGCAGATCATTCTGCTGGGGCAGGACGTGCGAGTCGAGAACGTTACCGTGCGCGATGAGGATTGGTACCGCGTGCTGGTCGGTCCCTTTGCCAACCGCGAGCAGCTCGGTCAGGCGCAGAAGACGCTAGCGGCCAGTGGATACAACAACCTGCTGCTGCAGCAACGCCAGGTACGCTGA